TCCACCTGGTCGTGGGTGACGTAGATCGTGGTGATGCCGGCCTCGCGTTGCAGGCGGCGCAGTTCGAGCCGCATGGTCTCGCGCAGCAGCGCGTCGAGGTTGCTGAGCGGTTCGTCGAGCAGCAGCACGCGCGGCTCCATGACCAGCGCGCGCGCCATCGCGAGGCGCTGCTGCTGCCCGCCGCTCAGCCGCGTCGCCGGCCGGTGCTCGTATTCCGCGAGATGCACGGTCTCGAGCGCGCGGCGGACCTTCTTCCTGATCTCCTCGCTGCGCAGCTTCGGCCGCATCACCTTGAGCGGGAAGGCGACGTTGTCGTGCACGTCCATATGCGGCCAGACCGCGTAGGACTGGAACACCATCCCGATCCGCCGTGCGCGGGCGGGGACAAAGACGTTCCGGCGCGAGTTGAAGAAATCCGTGCCGGCCACGCCGATCCTGCCGGTGTCGGGCGTCTCGAGGCCGGCGACGCTGCGCAGCGTCGTGGTCTTGCCGCAGCCGGAGGGGCCGAGCAGCGTGAAGAATTCGCCCTCCTTCACGGTCAGGCTCACCTGTTCGAGCACGGTCGTCCTGCTTCCGTCTGGTTGGGGGAAGGATTTCTCGATTTGATCGACTTCAAGCATGTGCGTTACCTTTCTGGCTTATTTTTTCGGAATGCGGGCTCACCGGCCCTCGCTCGCGCCGAGCATGCGGCCGAGGACGACGCTGAGGCAGAGCACGACCATCATCACCACGGCGATGGAGGCCGCGGCGTCCGGCTGGCCGCTTTCCCAGTAGCTGTAGAGTACGGTGGAGAGCACGTCGTTGCGTCCCGATTGCAGCATGGCGGCCACGGAGAATTCCCGGAACGAATGGACGAAGATCCAGATGAAGAGGCCGACGAGCGTGCCGCGCACGAGCGGGACGAGGATGCGCCGGATGATCTGGAAGTTGCTCGCGCCGGACATCTCGCCCGCCTCCTCGAGCTCGCTGTGGAGCTGGATCACCGCGGCCTGCATCATCCGCGACCCGACCGGCAGGTAGATGATCAGCTGGCCGAGCGCGATGATCCAGATCGTGCCGTAGAGCGGCAGGAAGCGGAAGCTGAAGAAGATGAAGATGAGCGCCACGCCCATCATCAGGTGGGGGATCGCGATCGGCACCATGGACATGATGTCGAGCGCCCGGCTGAGGCGCGAGCGGGACCGGACGATGGTCCAGCCGAGCAGCAGCGAGAGGACCGACAGCCCCACGGCGCAGGTCGTGGCCACCACCACCGAATTCACGGTGCTGGTCCAGACCCGGTCGCGGGTGAAGGTGCCGATCATCGAGTTGAACGACAGTTGCGGGACGAGGTCGAGGCTGAAGCCGGAATAATAGGGGGCGAGGCTGACCCAGAGCAGCGCGAGGAACGGCAGCAGGGCGGCAAGCACGAAATAGAGCGAGACGCCGCCGATGGCGAGCCAGCGGAACCGGCCCAGCGAGAAGCGCGTCGCCTTGTAGCCCTTGCCGCTGATCGTCCGGAAGCGTTCGGTCTGTTTCGTGCTGCGGTAGTAGAGCCAGAGCGCCGCGACCAGCAGCACGAGCAGCGAGCTGTTGAGCGCCGCGGTCTTGCCGTAGTCCGGCAGGCCGGTGCTCGGGTGCATGAGGTTGTAGATCTCGGAACTCATCACCGCGACATTGCCCGGCATGCCGATGACCGCCGGGACGTCGAAGCTCAGCATGCAGACGATGAAGAGCAGGGTGACGAGCGACAGGATCGGCGGCGTCAGGAAGGGCAGGGAGACGCGGCGCAGGGTCTGCCAGAAGCTCGCGCCCGACATGAAGGCGGCTTCCTCGAAGCTCGGATCCATGTTGCGCATCGCGGGCGCGAGGATGAGGAAGGAGGTCGGCACCATGGCGAGCGACTGCACCCAGATCATGCCGCCGAGGCTGTACATCGGGATTTCCGGCATGAGCCCACCGGTGAGCAGGTCGAGGACCTTCGGGATCGCGCCGATGGCGGGGCTCATCAGCAGCACCCAGCCGATCGCGAGCAGGATGGGCGGGGTCGCCATGGGCATGACGATCACCGCCATGAAGAAGCCGCGCCCCGGCAGGTCGGTGCGCTCGATCAGCCAGGCCAGAGCGCCGGCGATGACGAGGGCGAGCGCGGTGCTGCATCCGGCGAAGACGAAGGTGTTGCCGATCAGCCGGTAGGTATAGGCGTCCGACCAGATGCTGCTGAAATGATCGAGCGTCCATCCGTCGCTCAGCGGAAGCCCGAGGGGCCGGAAGCTCGCGAGGATGACGCTGGCGAGCGGCAGGGCCGTGAGCAGCAGCAGGATCACGAAAAGCACGAGCGGGATCGGGCGTATCCTGCCCAGCGTGCCGAGCAGCCTTCCGGCGGGGTCGGAGCTGCGTGTCGTCATGTCGGGTTTGGTCAGGGTCTGTTCACTCTGCACGGGTTTCACCTTCCGATTCAGCCGCGCGACACCGTCGGGGCCGGATTGCTTGTCGTTGCTGCCGCGACGCCCGCAGGCTCTCTGGCTGTGTCGGTCGTCGCGGATATCGCCCTGCCGCCGGTCGGGGCGGCGCCGGGCATGGAATGTCGGGGGCGTGCCGGTCCGGGCCGGAGATCACCGGCCGGGCGGATCCGGTCGCGGTGCCGGGGTCGCCGCCACGCCTCTGCACGGGGGTCGGGACGGGGAGGGCCGCCTTGGCCGCCATATCGCGGGCCCGCGATACGGAAGACCGATTCGTGTGATCACCCCGGAGGTCTGAGATACGCGCGGGCGGCCGGAGCCGGCGCTGCGCAGGCGGCAGGTGCGTCGCGTCGTGCGCGACACCCCGTCGGCCGTTCGGAACCTGTTTCCATTGAGCTTCCTCCCATATTTTCGTTGTCGTCGCGGTTCCGCTGCGCGCTGTGGCGCATGACCCTCCCGTGTCGCATCCCCGATGCCGGCCCCGCAGAACACGGCTCCTCTCGCCGCGTTTCCTGTCAGACAGGATAGTGGCCCCATTATAGGACGTACACGTTTTAATTTAGACAAACTTTGTTTCGATATTGGAACGGCCCCGCCGGCGGCACCGCGCCGGTGCTGCCGGACGCGCCCTTGCGCCAGGCGACGATCGTTCCAATATCGAAACGTTTCCTTTCACCAGAGGGAAGTTTTCCGGCCTGAGCGGCCTGAGTAAGGTAAGCGGTGGCGGTCCCCGCCGGCGGCCGGTCCGGAGCGGGGAAAGCGTCCGCGACGGGAGGCGCGGACGGCAAGGGCGGGCCGGCATCGCGTCCTGGACCGGGTCGTCCGGGAGAGCCCTGCGCCGCCGGCCAAGGTCTCAGGACCGCAACGAATGTCAAAATCGGGAGGAAACACAGCATGAAACTCTGGCCTCGCGCCGTCGCCGGCCTGACCGGCGCGGTTATCGCACTCGGCTTCGGCGCCGCCGAAGCGAAATCCAACTGGACCTTCTTCGGCAACATGCCGCGCGGCAATGCCTATGGTCAGGCGATGGCCGCCGGATTCGAGCGGATCCGCGAGAAGACCGATGGCGAACTGAATATCCGCTACGTGTTCTTCGGGGAAACGCCCTACAAGCATACCGAGGCGCTGAACCTCATGAAGGACGGGCTCACGCAGATGGTGGAATGGAGCCCGGCGCTGACCTCGGCGACCTATCCGGCGATCGGCGCGAGCGAGCTGCCCTTCCTCATCCCCTCGATGTCGGATGCGCAGGAATCGCTGGAGAAGATGAACGCCGTCTGGGACAGCGAGGCCTACCGCACCGCGGTCGACGACATCGTTTCGGCCAATGGCGCGGTGGCGCTGGCGCGGCATTACTATCCGCCGATGAACCTCTGGGTGGCGGATGAGGATCTCGAGGACATGTTCTCGATCCGGGGGCAGAAGATCCGCACGATCAATGCGGAATACGGCATCCTGCTCGAGGAGGTCGGCGCATCGCCCGTCACCATGACCTCGCCCGAGGTCTACGAGGCGCTCCAGCGCAACGTGATGTCGGGCGTGCTGACCGGCTCGCCCAACATCATCCAGTCGAAATGGAACGAAGTCCTCAACTCCGTCTATGTCGCCAACATGTCGCTTCCGGCGTCCTTCCTGCTCATTCGCGAGGACATGCTCGACTCGCTGCCGGAGGATCAGCGCACCATCCTCGAGGAGGAGATGGAGGTGCTGGGCGAGGATCTGCGGCGGGTGATGTGGGAAACCGACACCTCCACCCTCGCGCGGCTGGAGGAAGAGGATTTCACCGTGGTCGAGGCCACGGATGAAGACTACGCCAGGTTGCGCGAGATCGCTCAGACGAAGATCTGGCCGGCATGGGTCCGGAGCGCGGGGGACGAGGGGCAGGCGCTGCTCGACGCGGCCCTCGGGGCGCTCGGCGAGTGATGGTCTCCGGCATGTCTGTGCGACCGATGAGCCGTCTCATCACCCAGCTCTCCAGGCTGTCGGAAGGCGTCTCCGCCGTCTGCTGCGTGCTCATTCTGCTGGCGACGGCCTCGGGGTTCATCCTGAGGCCGTTCAATCTCCAGTTCCTCGGCGTCGACGATGCCGGCGGCTTCCTGATGGCCTGGCTGCTCTTCTTCGGGCTGGCGCAGGTGTCGAACAACCAGCTCCATATCCGGGCGACCTTTCTCACCGACCTGTTTCCGGTGCGGTGGCGGACGCTCTGCTATGCGGCGAGCCACGTCCTCTTCGCCCTGTTCCTCGCCGTCCTGACCTGGCTGGCGGCGGGGCTGTTCCTGGCCTCTGCGGCGGAAAACAGCCGGAGCGCGGACATGCTCCGCATCCCGCTCGTCTATCCGCAGGCCGGCATGGTGGCGGGGCTGGTGCTGGCGACGGTGGCCGAGCTTCTCATGGCGGCGCGGAGTCTCGGCGCGGTGCGGCGCGGCGACAGTTTCGATGTCTGGGAAAGGTGACCATGTCGAATTTTCTCCTTCTTTCGTGCAGCGTGCTGTTCCCGCTGCTGCTCGGCTTCCCGATCGCGCTCGTGCTCGGCGGTGTCGGGCTGGCGTGGATCGTCGCGCTCGATCCGAACCTGCTGCGCGGTGCGGCGCGGGCGGTGTGGAACATCGCCGGGAGCTACACGCTCATCAGCATTCCGCTGTTCCTGCTCATGGGCGAGATCTTCCAGCGTTCGGGCAGCGCCGAACGGTTCTACAACGCGCTCGCGGTCATGCTGCGCCGCGTGCCGGGCGGGCTCCTGCACGCCAATATCACCGCCAGCGCGCTCTTCGCGGCGATCAGCGGCTCGAGCGTCGCCACCGCGGCCTGTATCGGACGCGCCGCGCTGCCGAACCTGCGCGCGCTGGGCTATGCCGAACGCCCGCTGCTCGGAACGCTGGCGGCCGGCGGATCGCTCGGGATCCTGATCCCGCCGTCGATCGCGCTGGTGATCTATGCCGCGCTGGTCGATGAATCGCTCGGGCGGCTCATGGTCGCCGCCATCGTGCCGGGCTTCCTGCTGACGCTGCTGATGATGGTCTATATCCTCGTCTCCGCGCTCATCACCCCGCCTGCGCGCGGCGAGGGCGCGGAGATCCGGCGGGAACGCGTCGGGGCGGCGGTCAACATCCTGCCGATCATGGGGATCATCGCGATCATCTTCTGCGGGCTCTATTTCGGCTGGGCGACGCCGGTGGAACTTGCCGCCCTGGGCGTGCTGCTGACCGCGATCTTCCCCGTGATCAACCGAAAGCGGCTCTGGCCGCTCTACCGCGACGCCGTGATCTCGGCGGTGCGGGCGAGCGCGATGCTGCTGTTCATCGTCGTCTGCGCGCAGATCTTCTCTTTCGCCGTGTTCAGCTGGGGGTTCACCTACGAGATCGTCGGATGGGTGGAGGGTCTCGAGCTTCCGGGCCTCACCATCCTGCTCACCATTCTGGTGATCTATTTCATCCTCGGCGCCTTCATGGACGAATTGTCGACCATGGTGATGACGCTGCCGCTCGTCTACCCGATCGTCACCAATCTGGGATACAGCGGGATCTGGTTCGGCGTGGTGCTGATCATCATGTTGCAGGTCGGTCTCAACTCGCCGCCCGTGGGGATGAACCTCTTCGTCATCCAGGGCATCGACCCGCGCAACACGAAGCTGTCGGACGCTGCGGTGGGCGTGCTGCCCTACATCGTGATCATGCTGCTTTTCGTCGGCCTGCTGATCGCCTTTCCCGGCATCGCCCTGTGGCTGCCGGCGCGGATGATGTGACGGGCGCGGCGCTGGGCCGAGCCTGTCCGGGAACAGAGGGAGGGAAGACATGGACAATCCTGTCACGACCGCCGCCGCCGACGCGGCGCGCCAACAGCAGAGGCGGGGGCTCACGCTCGGCCTCGGCACGATCGTCACCGACGGCTACGGCGGAAAGAACCCGGAGGGGTTTCCGGCCCTGCTCCGGGCCGCCGCCGCGGCGGGGATCACGGATGTCGACACGGCCGCGGTCTATGGCCATGGCGAAAGCGAACGGCTTCTCGGGCGCTGGATGCGGGAGCTCGGCCTGTCCTTCTCGATCTGCACGAAGGTCGGAATGGTGCAGGAGGAGGGCGCGGGGGCGCGGGTCGTCCGCAGCGCCACGCCCGAGTCGCTCCTGCGCCAGGCCGAGGCCAGCCTCGAGCGGCTTCAGGTCGACCGGGTCGACCGCCTGTTGCTGCACCACCCGGACCCGCAGGTGCCGGTCCGCGCCTCGATCGAGGGGCTGATCGCCTGCCGCGAGGCGGGGCTGGCCGCGAAGATCGGGTTTTCCAATCTCGACGACGGTATCGCGGCGGAGCTGGTCAAGGCGGGGATGGTCGATGTGATCCAGTATCCCTGGTCGCTTCTGGACAGCCGGCGCGACGCCATCCTGCGGCTTGCGGGGGAACAGGGCGTCGAACGGATGGTGTTCGGCACGCTCGCCTTCGGGATCCTCGCGGGCTCCGTGCGCCGGGACACGGTCTTCGAGGCGGACGACTGGCGCGGGATCGCGCGCAGCGGGCGCGACCCCGGCACGACGGGCGCCGCGCTGTTTCTCGGTGACACCTTCGGGAGGGCGGTGGACCATGCGGCGCGGTTCGCGGCCTTGCAGGGCTGCGCCGTCGCGGATCTCGCCGCGCTCACCGTGGCCGCCTCGCTCGAGGTGGCGCCGGCCGAACGGGTGATGGTCGGTTGCCGCAGCGCGGAGGAATTGGCCGGGCTGGCGGAAGGCAGGGCGCTGACGCCCGATCCCGCGGCGCTGGCCTTCGCCCGCGAGATGGCGGTGGCCTGAGGCGGGGTGCCGGGCATCGTTCCGCGGGTGGAACGCTGTCGCGCCCTTTGGATCTCTGTCGGGAGAGATGGCGCCCGCCTAGACTGCTGCGCGCCGGCCGGCCCGGCGCCTCCGGCCCTGCGGGCAGGAACGCCGGATGAACAAGCCGGATGAACAACAGGAAAGACTGAGAAAGGAGGGTGGCGCATGGCACCGCTTGAGGGAAAAGTCGCGCTGATCACGGGGGCGGGCGGGATGAAGGGCGTCGGGCGGGCCATCGCGCTCGAACTGAGCCGGCAGGGCGCCGCGGTCGCGCTGACCGATGTGGCCCGCGACCATACCGTCGCGCCGCCGCTCGAGATGGCGGCCGGGTGGAAAGGCATCGAGAGCGTCGCCGCGGAAATCCGTCGGGAAGGCGGGCGTGCCGCCTGTTTCCAGTGCGACCTGACGGAGCGCGAGCAGATCGAGGTGCTGGTCGGATCCGTCGCCAACGAATTCGGCAGGATCGACATCCTCGTGAACAACGCCCGCGCGATCATCGGCCGGGACCAGGTCTCGGTGGCCGATCTCGACGCCGAGGTCTGGGAAAGGTTCCTGAAGATCAACACGACCGCCCCCTTCCTGCTGACGAAATATGCCGCCCGGATCATGATCGAGAAGGGCGAGGGCGGGCGGATCATCAACATCGGCTCCGACCTGTCCAAGCAGGCGCGGCGGTTCGCCGTGGCCTATGCCGCCTCGAAATTCGGGCTGATCGGGCTGACCCAGGGGGCCGCGCTGGATCTCGCCGAACACCGGATCACGGTGAACGCGGTCTGTCCCGGTTCGGTGAACACGGACCGGCTGAGCTATGCCGAGCAGGCGCGAGCGGAGGCCGAAGGCGTCCCGCTGGAGATGATCCGCTCGCGTGCGGTCGAGGCGGCGGCGGCGCAGGTTCCGATGGGACGGATCGCGGAATCCGAGGATATCGCGGGGCTCGTGGGATTCCTTGCCGGTCCGCAGGCGGGGTTCATCACCGGGCAGGCCTATAACGTCAACGGCGGCCAGCTTTTCCACTGAGCGGGGCCGGGATCGCGGCACCGGGGCGCGCGCGAGACGGGGGAAGGCGGCGTCGGACGTTCCAGATCTGAAACATACCGACGCGTTAATCATCCTATCCGCGCGCCGAAACCGGCTGCTAGAAACAGCCACGGACAGACCGGTCCGTGCCCTGCGGAGGAGGTGCGGGAGCTAGAGGCACAGGCGCTCCCCCAGACGGGTCGCACCGGACGGTCTTCTCAGCGAAAACATGAAGGGGGGCGAATGTTCCAACTCGACTACTCGGCTCTGCTGCCCTACTGGCAGCAGCTTTGGGACGGGGCGCTGATGACGATCCAGTTGGCGGCGCTCTCGATCGTCACCGGCTTCGTCTTCGGCACCCTCTGCGCGATCGCGCGCCGCAGCAATGTGCGCTGGCTGTCGCGCCTCTGCGCGATCTATGTGGAGAGCATCCGCAACACGCCCTTCCTGATCCAGATCTTCGTGGTCTATTTCGGCCTCGCGAGCCTCGGCCTGTCGCTCTCGGCCTTCACCGTCGCCGCGGCGGCGCTCGCGATCAACGTCGGGGCCTACAGCGCCGAAATCATGCGGGCGGGCTTCGGCTCGATCCCCCAGGGCCAGATCGAGGCGGGCGAGAGCCTCAGCCTGTCGAAGGTCCAGATCTACTGGCACGTCATGCTTCTGCCCGCGATCGAACGGGTCTATCCGGCGCTCACCAGCCAGTTCGTGCTGCTGATGCTCGGCTCCTCCGTGGCTTCGCAGATCTCGGCGGAAGAGGTGACGGCGGTCACGAATTACGTGCAGTCCGCGACCTTCCGCGCCTTCGAATCCTACACGGTGCTCGCCGCGATCTACCTCGCGCTGTCCTTCCTCATGCGCCTCACCTTCTGGCTGCTCGGGCTCGTGATCTTTCCCCGCCGCCGCCGCCTCAGAACTCCGATATGACCAACATGATACTCAGTTCCGCTCACGTCCAGTTTCTCCTCTGGGGCGCCACCTGGACGCTCGCCCTGTCGGCCATCGCCATGGCGGGCGGGGGGCTCATCGGCTTCGTCGTCGCCCTTTCGCGGATCTCGCCGCTGCGGATCGTGCGGGTGCTCGCGCTGCTCTATGTCCAGCTCATCCAGGGCACGCCCCTGCTCGTCCTCATATTCCTGATCTTCTTCGGCCTGCCGGGGCTCGGCTGGGATGTCAGTGCGCTGGGGGCGGCGAGCGCCGCGCTCATCGTCTGGGTCGGCGCCTATCTCGGCGAGATCTGGCGCGGCTGCATCCAGGCGGTGCCGCGCGCCCAGTGGGAGGCGGCCGAATGTCTCGCGCTGACGCGGGCGCAGCGCATGCGCTACGCGATCCTCCCGCAGGCAGTCAAGATCGCGACGCCGCCCACGGTCGGCTTCCTCGTCCAGCTCGTGAAGAACACCTCGCTCGCCTCCGTGGTCGGCTTTGTCGAACTCGCGCGGGCGGGGCAGATCCTCAACAACACCCTGTTCCAGCCCTTCCTGATCTACCTGATCATCGCGGGGCTGTATTTCCTGATGTGCTACCCGCTGTCGGTCCTGAGCAGGCGGCTCGAGACCCGCGTCGGATACTCCAGAAGAAAGATGATGACGGCATGACCCAGCATTCCCCTCACCCCATTGTCTCCGTCCGGGATCTCCGCAAGAGCTTCGGGGCGCTCGAGGTGCTGCGCGGCATCAGCTTCGACGTGCCGCGCGGGACCGTCACCGCCCTTCTCGGGCGCAGCGGCTCGGGCAAGAGCACCGCGCTGCGCTGCATCAACCGGCTCGAGGGCGTCAGCTCGGGCGAGATCTTTGTCTGCGACCGGGCGGTGCATTCCCCGGACCTGAACGTGCGCAAGCTGCGGCTCGACGTCAGCATGGTGTTCCAGAGCTACAACCTCTTTCCGCATCTGACGGTGGAGGAGAACATCTGCCTCGCGCCCGTCGTGGCGCGGAAGATCCCGCGCAGGCAGGCACGGGAACTGGCCGCGGAGGTGCTCGCCCGCGTCGGGCTGAGCGAAAAGATCCACGACTATCCCGAACAGCTCTCCGGCGGCCAGCAGCAGCGGGTGGCGATCGCCCGTTCGCTGGCGATGGAGCCCAAGGTGATCCTGTTCGACGAGGTGACCTCGGCGCTCGATCCCGAGCTGACGGGGGAGGTCCTGCGGGTGATCGAACGGCTCGCGGAGGCGGGCATGACGATGATCATGGTGACCCACGAGATGCGCTTTGCGCGCAACCTCTCCGACCAGATCGTCTTCATGCACCAGGGCGAGGTCTGCGAGGCCGGCCCGGCCTCGATCCTCGACCGGCCGCAGACGCCGCAGCTTCAACAGTTCATCTCAAGCGAACTCTAGACCAGAAAAGGGAGGAGACACATGAAACGCATCGGCAAAGGCGTCACGCGCAGGACCGCGCTCGAACTCGTCGGCGGGGCCGGACTGCTCCTGTCGGCGGGGATCGCCCCCGCGGCCGCGGACCAGCTCGAGGACATCCTGGCGGCGGGCAAGATCCGGATCGGCTCTGACACCGCCAACCCGCCCTTCGGCATGCTCAACGAGTCGATGGAGGCCTACGGGTCCGATATCGAGGTGGCGCAGGCGCTGGCCGCGGATCTCGGCGTCGACCTCGAAACGATCCCCACGGTGAACGCCACGCGGGTGCCCAACCTTCAGACGAACCGGGCGGATGTCATCATCTCCGCCATGTCGATCACCCCCGAGCGGGCGAAGGTCATCGACTTCTCGCGGCCCTATTCGGCCATCGGCTCCGTGGTCGGGGCGCTGAAGGACGCGGAGATCTCGGGGCTCGAGGACATGCGGGGCAAGACCGTCGCCGTGACGCGGGCCGGGGTCTCCGACACGCTGATGACCGGGTCGAGCAAGGATTACGACCTGACCGTCCAGCGCTACGAGGACGACGCGACCCTGATCACCGCGGCGGTGAGCGGCCAGGCGACGCTGGTCTCGACCTCGCGCAACATCCTCAACGAGATCAACCGCCGGAACGAGAATTTCGAGACCAAGTTCGAGGATGCGAGCTATGACATCGGCATGGGGATCCGGAAGGGCGAAACCGCGCTGAAGGACCGGATCGACGCCTGGATCCTGGAAAACATCCAGAACGGCCGTCTGAACGAGATCTACAAGAAATATCACCTTGTCGATCTGCCCGAGCGCATTCGCGAGCAGGCGTGAGCCGGCATCCGGGCCGCGGACCCCGGTGACGGGCGGACAGGACCCCGCAGGACGGGGCGAGCAGAGAGAGGAGACGGCACATGTGGTTTTCACCGCCCCCCGAGGTGAGCGCGAAGGTCTGGACGAGGATGCCCGCCGGGCTGCGGCGGCAGGTGTCGAACGACTGGACGCGGGCGAATTTTCCCGGCGGCAGCGCGGAGTGCTTCCTCGAGGG
The nucleotide sequence above comes from Celeribacter indicus. Encoded proteins:
- a CDS encoding ABC transporter ATP-binding protein, which encodes MLEVDQIEKSFPQPDGSRTTVLEQVSLTVKEGEFFTLLGPSGCGKTTTLRSVAGLETPDTGRIGVAGTDFFNSRRNVFVPARARRIGMVFQSYAVWPHMDVHDNVAFPLKVMRPKLRSEEIRKKVRRALETVHLAEYEHRPATRLSGGQQQRLAMARALVMEPRVLLLDEPLSNLDALLRETMRLELRRLQREAGITTIYVTHDQVEALALSDRLAVMNRGKIVQVDDPRELYHRPQSSFVAGFIGVSNLLTTTAKSDTAPGEIGAVEWRDQTLLAVMPRGSRQGAQMVLSVRPENISVTQVNGSVPQEGISGQSNILLGNVAESQFLGNLTDVLVQAGGEELRVYGSPERVLSVGDRVSMEAPHDACLALPAE
- a CDS encoding ABC transporter permease, whose protein sequence is MQSEQTLTKPDMTTRSSDPAGRLLGTLGRIRPIPLVLFVILLLLTALPLASVILASFRPLGLPLSDGWTLDHFSSIWSDAYTYRLIGNTFVFAGCSTALALVIAGALAWLIERTDLPGRGFFMAVIVMPMATPPILLAIGWVLLMSPAIGAIPKVLDLLTGGLMPEIPMYSLGGMIWVQSLAMVPTSFLILAPAMRNMDPSFEEAAFMSGASFWQTLRRVSLPFLTPPILSLVTLLFIVCMLSFDVPAVIGMPGNVAVMSSEIYNLMHPSTGLPDYGKTAALNSSLLVLLVAALWLYYRSTKQTERFRTISGKGYKATRFSLGRFRWLAIGGVSLYFVLAALLPFLALLWVSLAPYYSGFSLDLVPQLSFNSMIGTFTRDRVWTSTVNSVVVATTCAVGLSVLSLLLGWTIVRSRSRLSRALDIMSMVPIAIPHLMMGVALIFIFFSFRFLPLYGTIWIIALGQLIIYLPVGSRMMQAAVIQLHSELEEAGEMSGASNFQIIRRILVPLVRGTLVGLFIWIFVHSFREFSVAAMLQSGRNDVLSTVLYSYWESGQPDAAASIAVVMMVVLCLSVVLGRMLGASEGR
- a CDS encoding TRAP transporter substrate-binding protein; amino-acid sequence: MKLWPRAVAGLTGAVIALGFGAAEAKSNWTFFGNMPRGNAYGQAMAAGFERIREKTDGELNIRYVFFGETPYKHTEALNLMKDGLTQMVEWSPALTSATYPAIGASELPFLIPSMSDAQESLEKMNAVWDSEAYRTAVDDIVSANGAVALARHYYPPMNLWVADEDLEDMFSIRGQKIRTINAEYGILLEEVGASPVTMTSPEVYEALQRNVMSGVLTGSPNIIQSKWNEVLNSVYVANMSLPASFLLIREDMLDSLPEDQRTILEEEMEVLGEDLRRVMWETDTSTLARLEEEDFTVVEATDEDYARLREIAQTKIWPAWVRSAGDEGQALLDAALGALGE
- a CDS encoding TRAP transporter small permease; the protein is MSRLITQLSRLSEGVSAVCCVLILLATASGFILRPFNLQFLGVDDAGGFLMAWLLFFGLAQVSNNQLHIRATFLTDLFPVRWRTLCYAASHVLFALFLAVLTWLAAGLFLASAAENSRSADMLRIPLVYPQAGMVAGLVLATVAELLMAARSLGAVRRGDSFDVWER
- a CDS encoding TRAP transporter large permease; the protein is MSNFLLLSCSVLFPLLLGFPIALVLGGVGLAWIVALDPNLLRGAARAVWNIAGSYTLISIPLFLLMGEIFQRSGSAERFYNALAVMLRRVPGGLLHANITASALFAAISGSSVATAACIGRAALPNLRALGYAERPLLGTLAAGGSLGILIPPSIALVIYAALVDESLGRLMVAAIVPGFLLTLLMMVYILVSALITPPARGEGAEIRRERVGAAVNILPIMGIIAIIFCGLYFGWATPVELAALGVLLTAIFPVINRKRLWPLYRDAVISAVRASAMLLFIVVCAQIFSFAVFSWGFTYEIVGWVEGLELPGLTILLTILVIYFILGAFMDELSTMVMTLPLVYPIVTNLGYSGIWFGVVLIIMLQVGLNSPPVGMNLFVIQGIDPRNTKLSDAAVGVLPYIVIMLLFVGLLIAFPGIALWLPARMM
- a CDS encoding aldo/keto reductase, whose amino-acid sequence is MDNPVTTAAADAARQQQRRGLTLGLGTIVTDGYGGKNPEGFPALLRAAAAAGITDVDTAAVYGHGESERLLGRWMRELGLSFSICTKVGMVQEEGAGARVVRSATPESLLRQAEASLERLQVDRVDRLLLHHPDPQVPVRASIEGLIACREAGLAAKIGFSNLDDGIAAELVKAGMVDVIQYPWSLLDSRRDAILRLAGEQGVERMVFGTLAFGILAGSVRRDTVFEADDWRGIARSGRDPGTTGAALFLGDTFGRAVDHAARFAALQGCAVADLAALTVAASLEVAPAERVMVGCRSAEELAGLAEGRALTPDPAALAFAREMAVA
- a CDS encoding SDR family NAD(P)-dependent oxidoreductase codes for the protein MAPLEGKVALITGAGGMKGVGRAIALELSRQGAAVALTDVARDHTVAPPLEMAAGWKGIESVAAEIRREGGRAACFQCDLTEREQIEVLVGSVANEFGRIDILVNNARAIIGRDQVSVADLDAEVWERFLKINTTAPFLLTKYAARIMIEKGEGGRIINIGSDLSKQARRFAVAYAASKFGLIGLTQGAALDLAEHRITVNAVCPGSVNTDRLSYAEQARAEAEGVPLEMIRSRAVEAAAAQVPMGRIAESEDIAGLVGFLAGPQAGFITGQAYNVNGGQLFH
- a CDS encoding amino acid ABC transporter permease; this translates as MFQLDYSALLPYWQQLWDGALMTIQLAALSIVTGFVFGTLCAIARRSNVRWLSRLCAIYVESIRNTPFLIQIFVVYFGLASLGLSLSAFTVAAAALAINVGAYSAEIMRAGFGSIPQGQIEAGESLSLSKVQIYWHVMLLPAIERVYPALTSQFVLLMLGSSVASQISAEEVTAVTNYVQSATFRAFESYTVLAAIYLALSFLMRLTFWLLGLVIFPRRRRLRTPI
- a CDS encoding amino acid ABC transporter permease, whose translation is MTNMILSSAHVQFLLWGATWTLALSAIAMAGGGLIGFVVALSRISPLRIVRVLALLYVQLIQGTPLLVLIFLIFFGLPGLGWDVSALGAASAALIVWVGAYLGEIWRGCIQAVPRAQWEAAECLALTRAQRMRYAILPQAVKIATPPTVGFLVQLVKNTSLASVVGFVELARAGQILNNTLFQPFLIYLIIAGLYFLMCYPLSVLSRRLETRVGYSRRKMMTA
- a CDS encoding amino acid ABC transporter ATP-binding protein, which gives rise to MTQHSPHPIVSVRDLRKSFGALEVLRGISFDVPRGTVTALLGRSGSGKSTALRCINRLEGVSSGEIFVCDRAVHSPDLNVRKLRLDVSMVFQSYNLFPHLTVEENICLAPVVARKIPRRQARELAAEVLARVGLSEKIHDYPEQLSGGQQQRVAIARSLAMEPKVILFDEVTSALDPELTGEVLRVIERLAEAGMTMIMVTHEMRFARNLSDQIVFMHQGEVCEAGPASILDRPQTPQLQQFISSEL
- a CDS encoding transporter substrate-binding domain-containing protein; protein product: MKRIGKGVTRRTALELVGGAGLLLSAGIAPAAADQLEDILAAGKIRIGSDTANPPFGMLNESMEAYGSDIEVAQALAADLGVDLETIPTVNATRVPNLQTNRADVIISAMSITPERAKVIDFSRPYSAIGSVVGALKDAEISGLEDMRGKTVAVTRAGVSDTLMTGSSKDYDLTVQRYEDDATLITAAVSGQATLVSTSRNILNEINRRNENFETKFEDASYDIGMGIRKGETALKDRIDAWILENIQNGRLNEIYKKYHLVDLPERIREQA